One stretch of Zingiber officinale cultivar Zhangliang chromosome 6B, Zo_v1.1, whole genome shotgun sequence DNA includes these proteins:
- the LOC121990700 gene encoding transmembrane protein 53-like encodes MASFSGLLYRPLSAVAVVAVTAVSSALTEHGSSPFQTNQLYSVASAAAAPFPSSFLASNKYKPSSNVSESTFASSPFPIPFPAALFAPYQYAKLSSLQKQVESPPAIASSQSDVLYRWHLPHPTAYGISWMDQCSIAKSQTVVVLLGWLGARQKHLRRYADWYTSRGFHVVTFTFPMADVINYKVGGKVERDVEALAEHLVDWVSEEKGKKLVFHTFSNTGWLTYGVLLEKFREQDSSVIGNIKGCIVDSAPVAAPDAQVWASGFSAALLKKQSVATRRSDTRPTVSGLNIIESSSNLTTSPEPTVIESALLLVLEKFFKVVLNSSTINRRLCAVLDILTSEQPKCPQLYIYSSADQVIPAKSVESFVERQRRAGLEVRACDFLTSPHVDHFRNNPALYNSQLANFLDDCVLTCCKGSS; translated from the exons ATGGCTTCCTTCTCCGGTCTTCTTTACCGGCCCCTCTCCGCCGTAGCCGTAGTCGCCGTCACAGCAGTCTCGTCCGCCCTCACTGAGCATGGATCCTCCCCGTTCCAAACCAATCAGCTTTACTCTGTTGCTTCTGCTGCTGCCGCACCTTTCCCAAGCTCATTTTTGGCTTCGAACAAGTACAAGCCCTCGTCTAATGTGTCTGAATCAACCTTTGCATCTTCCCCTTTCCCCATTCCCTTCCCTGCTGCCCTCTTTGCTCCTTATCAGTATGCCAAGCTGAGTAGCCTTCAGAAACAGGTCGAATCCCCGCCAGCCATTGCATCTTCGCAATCTGATGTGTTGTATCGGTGGCATTTGCCTCACCCCACTGCTTATGGGATCAGCTGGATGGACCAGTGCTCCATTGCCAAGTCTCAGACCGTTGTGGTATTGCTCGGGTGGCTCGGAGCGAGGCAGAAGCATCTAAGGAGATATGCAGATTGGTACACCTCCAGAGGGTTCCATGTTGTGACTTTTACATTCCCCATGGCTGATGTTATCAACTACAAGGTCGGTGGGAAGGTTGAAAGGGATGTTGAAGCATTGGCCGAGCATTTGGTGGATTGGGTCtcagaagagaagggaaagaagttGGTTTTCCACACTTTTAGTAACACAGGATGGTTGAC ATATGGAGTCTTACTTGAGAAGTTTAGGGAGCAGGATTCTTCTGTAATTGGGAATATCAAAGGTTGCATTGTGGACTCTGCTCCTGTTGCAGCACCTGATGCTCAG GTTTGGGCATCAGGTTTTTCTGCTGCTCTTCTCAAAAAGCAAAGTGTAGCAACAAGGAGGAGCGATACAAGACCAACTGTGTCAGGGTTAAACATCATAGAGTCTAGTAGTAATCTTACTACCAGTCCCGAACCGACTGTCATCGAGAGTGCCTTATTACTCGTCTTGGAGAAGTTCTTCAAAGTCGTGTTGAACTCATCTACCATCAACAG GAGACTGTGTGCTGTCTTGGATATACTAACTTCAGAGCAACCAAAGTGCCCCCAATTGTACATATACAGCTCGGCCGACCAAGTTATTCCTGCAAAGTCGGTCGAGTCCTTCGTAGAAAGACAAAGGAGAGCTGGCCTAGAGGTCAGGGCATGCGATTTCTTGACATCGCCTCATGTCGATCACTTCAGAAACAATCCAGCCCTTTACAATTCTCAACTTGCTAACTTTCTGGATGACTGTGTTCTCACCTGTTGCAAAGGGTCCTCCTAA
- the LOC121989690 gene encoding uncharacterized protein LOC121989690 has protein sequence MANSGSSSRTRGCETLIGASKLGFLFLCILSVGAATRVAVPAAAEALAVAFPGYRAALRSWLAPPYLFVAVHLIIFVIWKLSDKKQQPREHWAAESRIVDFGNPKKSTFLGSPPVAGISVKPSPDISPLGTTPSSAAAVAASDPTERSPSDVSCLTTESDAVRVVSSAVINKRGVEEESKSSVKQVEEGYEAAAIANEAITGKTPRSPATPRHEEAKQPAAAPSPSATDEFNRRIDDFIKKNREQIRLLNGR, from the coding sequence ATGGCGAATTCGGGATCGAGTTCCCGGACCAGGGGATGCGAGACCCTGATTGGGGCATCAAAGTTGGGATTTTTATTCCTCTGCATCCTTTCCGTCGGCGCCGCTACTAGAGTGGCTGTTCCCGCCGCCGCCGAGGCTCTGGCCGTTGCTTTCCCTGGCTACCGGGCCGCACTCCGTTCCTGGCTCGCCCCGCCTTATCTCTTCGTCGCCGTCCATCTCATCATCTTTGTCATCTGGAAGCTCTCCGACAAGAAGCAGCAACCACGAGAGCATTGGGCGGCGGAGTCGAGGATAGTGGACTTCGGGAACCCTAAAAAGTCTACATTTTTGGGATCTCCTCCCGTCGCTGGGATTTCTGTGAAACCCTCACCGGACATCTCGCCCCTCGGGACGACTCCATCCTCGGCGGCTGCTGTTGCCGCGTCGGATCCCACTGAAAGATCTCCATCGGATGTGTCTTGCCTCACAACGGAGTCCGATGCGGTGCGCGTAGTTTCATCGGCGGTCATCAACAAAAGGGGCGTCGAAGAGGAGTCCAAGAGCAGCGTCAAACAGGTGGAAGAGGGTTACGAGGCGGCGGCGATAGCGAACGAGGCGATCACGGGGAAGACGCCTCGCTCTCCAGCGACGCCACGCCACGAAGAAGCAAAGCAACCAGCGGCGGCTCCCTCGCCGTCAGCCACCGACGAATTCAACCGGCGAATCGATGATTTCATCAAAAAGAACCGCGAGCAGATCCGGCTTCTTAATGGCCGGTGA